The following are encoded in a window of Methylocystis rosea genomic DNA:
- a CDS encoding RluA family pseudouridine synthase, with translation MAARPESSTPAAVGGVSTAVVTEDEAGMRLDRWFKRRYPGLALSHLAKICRKGEVRVDGKRVETSTRLEEGQKVRVPPLKIEAPAAPAVKRADPKDALALADMTLFEDKDLLVLNKPYGLATQGGSGQTRHIDGMLESLAKGDTRPVLVHRLDRDTSGVLLVAKNRRMAADLGEIFRSRQAKKVYWALVEGVPKPSQGRISLYLAKGAGMEKSRGGARDLEKMRVAKHGEADAQHSLTYYAIVDKVAPRCAWLSMKPLTGRTHQLRAHAEAIGHPIFGDPKYGHRAEDEVRRRDPLRAVPEGLERKLHLLARRLVLPHPRGGTLDVTAPLPDHMQQSWDLFGFDVKRHDPIEDAPDA, from the coding sequence ATGGCCGCTCGTCCAGAATCATCAACGCCCGCCGCCGTGGGCGGCGTCTCCACCGCCGTCGTCACCGAGGACGAGGCGGGGATGCGCCTCGACCGCTGGTTCAAGCGACGTTATCCCGGACTCGCTTTGTCCCATCTCGCCAAGATCTGCCGCAAGGGCGAGGTGCGGGTCGACGGCAAGCGCGTCGAAACCTCGACGCGGCTGGAAGAAGGGCAAAAGGTTCGGGTGCCGCCTTTGAAGATCGAGGCGCCCGCGGCGCCGGCGGTGAAGCGCGCCGACCCAAAAGACGCGCTGGCGCTGGCCGACATGACGCTCTTTGAGGACAAGGATTTGCTCGTCCTCAACAAGCCCTATGGGCTGGCGACGCAGGGCGGCTCAGGTCAGACGCGGCATATTGACGGGATGCTGGAATCGCTCGCCAAGGGCGATACGCGGCCCGTGCTCGTGCATCGCCTCGACCGCGACACCTCTGGCGTGCTGCTCGTCGCCAAGAACCGGCGGATGGCCGCCGACCTCGGCGAGATTTTCCGCTCCCGGCAGGCCAAGAAGGTCTATTGGGCGCTTGTCGAAGGCGTGCCGAAGCCGTCGCAGGGCCGGATCTCGCTCTATCTGGCGAAAGGCGCCGGCATGGAAAAATCCAGAGGCGGCGCAAGAGACCTCGAGAAAATGCGCGTCGCCAAACATGGCGAGGCCGACGCGCAGCATTCGCTGACCTATTACGCGATCGTCGACAAGGTTGCGCCGCGTTGTGCCTGGCTGTCGATGAAGCCGCTCACCGGACGCACGCATCAGTTGCGCGCGCATGCGGAGGCGATCGGCCACCCGATCTTCGGCGACCCCAAATATGGCCATCGCGCCGAGGACGAGGTCCGCCGCCGCGACCCTCTGCGCGCTGTGCCGGAGGGGCTCGAGCGCAAGCTTCACCTCCTCGCCCGCCGGCTCGTGTTGCCGCATCCAAGGGGCGGAACGCTGGACGTCACCGCGCCGCTGCCCGATCATATGCAGCAGAGCTGGGACCTTTTCGGCTTCGATGTGAAGCGTCATGATCCGATCGAGGACGCGCCGGACGCTTAA
- a CDS encoding ATP12 family chaperone protein: MSKEPTGLDADFFVSPEKRDPVKAAREPARPLPKRFYEEAVAAPAEGGYGIFLDGRPVNTPAKRRLVAPSRPLAEAIAAEWAKQGETIDPATMPLTKLMNTALDGVAAQMAEVEAEIVKYAASDLICYRAGEPESLAAAQSSAWDPLVAFAREKLGAKFALAEGVMFIEQPQEALDAFARAVRHYVGEGAGAPLRLAALHVMTTLSGSAVLALAAARHEIDAGKAWEAANVDEDWQMRAWGEDAEAMARRSARFQEFEAAATVSRHSTPD, from the coding sequence ATGTCAAAGGAGCCGACCGGCCTCGACGCCGATTTTTTCGTCTCCCCGGAGAAGCGCGATCCGGTAAAGGCCGCGCGCGAACCGGCGCGCCCCTTGCCGAAGCGCTTCTACGAGGAGGCGGTCGCGGCGCCTGCAGAGGGCGGCTACGGGATTTTCCTCGACGGTCGGCCAGTTAACACGCCTGCAAAGCGTAGGCTGGTCGCGCCCTCACGGCCGCTGGCGGAAGCGATCGCCGCCGAATGGGCGAAGCAGGGCGAGACGATCGATCCGGCGACGATGCCGCTCACCAAGCTGATGAACACCGCGCTCGACGGCGTGGCGGCGCAAATGGCCGAGGTCGAAGCCGAGATCGTCAAATATGCCGCCTCCGACCTCATCTGCTACCGCGCCGGAGAGCCGGAGAGCCTGGCGGCGGCGCAATCCTCGGCCTGGGACCCGCTCGTCGCCTTCGCGCGCGAGAAGCTTGGCGCCAAGTTCGCGCTTGCGGAGGGCGTCATGTTCATCGAACAGCCGCAGGAGGCGCTCGACGCGTTTGCGCGCGCCGTGCGCCATTATGTGGGGGAGGGCGCCGGCGCCCCGCTCAGGCTCGCGGCGCTGCACGTCATGACGACCCTATCAGGCTCCGCGGTCCTTGCGCTTGCAGCCGCCCGACACGAAATAGATGCCGGCAAGGCCTGGGAGGCGGCCAACGTCGACGAAGACTGGCAGATGCGCGCCTGGGGCGAAGACGCCGAAGCGATGGCCAGACGGTCCGCGCGCTTTCAGGAGTTTGAGGCCGCGGCGACCGTGTCGCGCCATTCCACTCCTGACTGA
- the nuoE gene encoding NADH-quinone oxidoreductase subunit NuoE has protein sequence MSVRRLAEKQTESFEFTPENKAWLEKQIAKYPDGRQASMVVPALWQAQKQHDNWLSQAAIEKVADALGMAKIRVLEIATFYSMFNLEPVGKYFIQLCGTTPCLLAGSDDLIAVLHRRVGPQRRVTDDGLFSWLEVECLGACCNAPMVQINDDYYEDLTAENFEKLLDNLAACRPVKIGSQIGRVSSEPAGKLTSLTSLYGDGAK, from the coding sequence ATGTCCGTCCGTCGTCTCGCCGAAAAACAGACAGAGAGCTTTGAGTTCACGCCCGAAAACAAGGCGTGGCTCGAGAAGCAGATCGCCAAATACCCCGATGGCCGCCAGGCCTCGATGGTCGTGCCGGCGCTGTGGCAGGCGCAAAAGCAGCATGACAATTGGTTGTCGCAGGCGGCGATCGAAAAAGTCGCGGACGCGCTCGGCATGGCGAAGATCCGCGTGCTTGAAATCGCGACCTTCTATTCGATGTTCAACCTCGAGCCGGTCGGCAAATATTTTATCCAGCTTTGCGGCACGACGCCGTGCCTGCTTGCTGGCTCGGACGACCTCATCGCGGTGCTGCATCGCCGCGTCGGCCCTCAGCGACGGGTGACCGACGACGGGCTGTTCTCGTGGCTCGAGGTCGAATGCCTCGGCGCATGCTGCAACGCGCCGATGGTGCAGATCAACGACGACTATTACGAGGACCTGACCGCCGAGAACTTCGAGAAGCTTCTCGACAATCTCGCCGCATGTCGCCCGGTGAAGATCGGCTCGCAAATCGGCCGCGTCTCTTCCGAGCCGGCGGGTAAGCTGACGAGCCTGACCTCGCTTTACGGCGACGGCGCGAAGTAG
- a CDS encoding NuoB/complex I 20 kDa subunit family protein, which produces MGLIEKEGVRQTLIAPQPKGLIDPRTGKPVGSDDPFFLHLNDELADKGFFVTATDDVINWARTGSLMWMTFGLACCAVEMIQAAMPRYDLERFGFAPRASPRQSDCIIIAGTLTNKMAPAMRKVYDQMPEPRYVISMGSCANGGGYYHYSYSVVRGCDRIIPVDIYVPGCPPSAEALVYGMLLLQKKIRRTGTIER; this is translated from the coding sequence ATGGGACTGATCGAGAAGGAAGGCGTGCGCCAGACTCTGATCGCGCCGCAGCCCAAGGGACTGATCGATCCGCGCACCGGCAAGCCTGTCGGCTCGGACGACCCGTTCTTTCTGCATCTCAACGACGAACTCGCCGACAAGGGGTTTTTCGTCACCGCCACGGACGACGTCATCAATTGGGCCCGCACCGGCTCGCTGATGTGGATGACTTTCGGTCTCGCCTGCTGCGCCGTCGAGATGATCCAGGCGGCGATGCCGCGCTACGATCTGGAGCGCTTCGGTTTTGCGCCGCGCGCAAGCCCGCGCCAGTCCGACTGCATCATTATCGCCGGCACCCTGACGAACAAAATGGCGCCGGCGATGCGCAAGGTCTACGACCAGATGCCGGAGCCGCGCTACGTGATCTCGATGGGCTCCTGCGCCAACGGCGGCGGCTACTATCACTATTCCTATTCAGTGGTGCGCGGCTGCGATCGCATCATTCCGGTCGACATCTATGTGCCGGGATGCCCGCCTTCGGCGGAGGCGCTCGTCTATGGCATGCTGCTGTTGCAGAAGAAAATCCGGCGCACGGGCACGATCGAGCGCTAA
- a CDS encoding NADH-quinone oxidoreductase subunit D: MNDQTPAPAKPESQGLRNFNINFGPQHPAAHGVLRLILELDGEVVERVDPHVGFLHRGTEKLMESRTYLQNVPYFDRLDYCAPMNQEHAFCLAIERLLGVEVPRRGQLIRVLYAEIGRLLSHLLNVTSQAMDVGALTPPLWGYEEREKLMVFYERASGARMHANYFRPGGVARDLPDQLVEDIGAFCDPFLKVVEDLDELFIGNRIFKQRNVDIGVISLEDAWKWGFSGVMVRGSGAAWDLRKAQPYECYEEMEFDIPVGKHGDCYDRAVIRMEEMRQSTSIMKQCVEKLMRAENRGPVMAPNHKITPPSRGEMKRSMEALIHHFKLFTEGFHVPQGEVYAAVEAPKGEFGVYLVSDGGDKPYRCKIRAPGFAHLSAMDFLCKNHMLADVSAILGSLDIVFGEVDR; this comes from the coding sequence ATGAACGATCAAACCCCCGCGCCAGCGAAGCCCGAATCGCAGGGCCTACGTAACTTCAACATCAACTTCGGCCCGCAGCATCCGGCGGCGCATGGCGTGCTGCGCCTGATCTTGGAGTTGGATGGCGAGGTCGTCGAGCGCGTCGACCCACATGTGGGCTTCCTGCATCGCGGCACCGAAAAGCTGATGGAGTCGCGGACCTATCTGCAGAACGTCCCCTATTTCGATCGGCTCGACTATTGCGCGCCGATGAATCAGGAGCATGCCTTCTGCCTCGCCATCGAGCGTCTGCTCGGCGTCGAAGTTCCGCGCCGCGGCCAGCTCATTCGCGTGCTTTACGCCGAAATCGGCCGCCTCTTGTCGCATCTGCTCAACGTCACTTCGCAGGCGATGGACGTCGGGGCGCTCACCCCGCCGCTCTGGGGCTATGAAGAGCGCGAGAAGCTGATGGTGTTCTACGAGCGCGCCTCGGGCGCGCGCATGCACGCCAATTATTTCCGGCCCGGCGGCGTCGCGCGCGACCTGCCCGACCAGCTCGTCGAGGATATCGGCGCCTTTTGCGATCCGTTCCTCAAGGTCGTCGAAGATCTCGATGAACTCTTCATCGGCAACCGCATCTTCAAGCAGCGCAACGTCGACATCGGCGTCATCTCTCTGGAAGACGCCTGGAAATGGGGCTTCTCGGGGGTGATGGTGCGCGGCTCGGGCGCCGCCTGGGATCTGCGCAAGGCGCAGCCTTACGAATGCTACGAGGAGATGGAGTTCGACATTCCGGTCGGCAAGCATGGCGATTGCTACGACCGCGCCGTGATCCGCATGGAGGAGATGCGGCAGTCGACCTCGATCATGAAACAATGCGTCGAAAAGCTCATGCGCGCGGAAAACCGCGGCCCGGTGATGGCGCCCAATCACAAGATCACGCCGCCCTCGCGCGGCGAGATGAAGCGCTCGATGGAGGCCTTGATCCATCACTTCAAGCTCTTCACCGAAGGCTTCCACGTGCCGCAGGGCGAGGTCTACGCCGCGGTCGAAGCGCCCAAGGGCGAATTCGGCGTCTATCTCGTGTCTGACGGCGGCGACAAGCCCTATCGCTGCAAGATTCGCGCGCCGGGCTTTGCGCATTTGTCCGCCATGGATTTTCTCTGCAAGAACCACATGCTCGCCGACGTCTCGGCGATCCTGGGTTCGCTCGACATCGTGTTCGGGGAGGTCGATCGCTAA
- a CDS encoding NADH-quinone oxidoreductase subunit A → MPLLEQYLPLVIFIALSAVIAGALLVAPFLLAFKAPDPEKLSAYECGFNPFNDARMKFDVRFYLVSLLFIVFDLEVAFLFPWAVAFKEAGAFGFWSMMAFLGVLTVGFVYEWRKGALEWD, encoded by the coding sequence ATGCCGCTGCTCGAACAATATCTGCCGCTGGTGATCTTCATCGCCCTATCGGCTGTGATTGCCGGCGCATTGCTCGTCGCGCCCTTCCTGCTTGCGTTCAAGGCGCCGGACCCCGAAAAGCTCTCCGCCTATGAATGCGGCTTCAATCCCTTCAATGACGCGCGCATGAAGTTCGACGTGCGCTTCTATCTCGTCTCTCTGCTTTTCATCGTCTTCGATCTTGAAGTGGCCTTTCTCTTTCCCTGGGCGGTGGCCTTCAAGGAAGCGGGCGCCTTCGGCTTCTGGTCGATGATGGCCTTCCTTGGCGTGCTCACCGTCGGCTTCGTCTACGAGTGGCGCAAGGGAGCTCTGGAATGGGACTGA
- a CDS encoding sodium:solute symporter produces the protein MSDRSTEQAALERANLDARIAFVAASFLLAYAFAALLDRVGAPERFVGAAPPYFTILGLGTLGFLLHSMRASVYYTAGRGLPAAYAGFANAAIVIALMLPFGSRLAGGSWAVGAVAGVFIGLAAAGLYVGPLLRKTGVFSISELLCARFTSAATRVGFIGAVALSSTLLAAAGGLIAVNALVEHTGANRGFAAFLIAAASLIIAGPGGLSGVMWAAAAAAGVATLGFGWPIAALGLHDALPSGLIFGGGASAEAAKLLESWGVTPTPMGLPVEFVTTIAVALGIATLAPVLAASVATADGRSARRAGVSALFWSVVIALLAAAAIAASALSLARATAGQPPERLPQAIYQASERGLLSVCGYYVRGPSEAQRACAAKGYAPGAPLAAAEIRPIDGDFLLSALPQAAELGAASSGLIASALVALGLALATAGLQACATAFGHDALYRLRGEIDLTSRRLAVNRVTLVVVSTLAYVTAVTGVFTPGALVAAALAVSAACLAPPLALAFWARAGDREALVALCGGAVGLFSALALAGSPNRIEIYALCALAGITLGGALGLLSGLTSRSDKPAARAFITRMLRGDAQMLQPDKGA, from the coding sequence ATGAGCGATCGGTCGACCGAGCAGGCGGCGCTCGAAAGAGCCAATCTTGACGCCCGAATCGCCTTCGTGGCCGCGAGCTTTCTGCTGGCTTACGCCTTTGCGGCGCTTCTCGACCGCGTCGGCGCGCCGGAGCGCTTTGTCGGCGCGGCGCCGCCCTATTTCACCATCCTCGGCCTCGGCACGCTCGGCTTCCTTCTGCATTCGATGCGGGCGTCGGTCTATTACACCGCCGGCCGCGGACTGCCGGCCGCCTATGCCGGCTTCGCCAACGCCGCCATCGTGATCGCCCTGATGCTGCCTTTCGGCTCACGGCTTGCGGGAGGCAGCTGGGCTGTAGGCGCCGTCGCCGGCGTCTTCATCGGTCTCGCCGCGGCGGGTCTTTATGTCGGTCCGCTGCTGCGCAAAACCGGCGTTTTTTCGATTTCCGAGCTTCTTTGCGCACGTTTTACAAGCGCCGCCACGCGCGTCGGCTTCATCGGCGCGGTGGCGCTGTCTTCGACGCTGCTTGCCGCCGCCGGCGGCCTGATTGCGGTGAATGCGCTTGTCGAGCACACCGGCGCCAACCGGGGCTTCGCGGCATTTTTGATCGCCGCGGCCAGCCTGATCATTGCCGGTCCTGGCGGACTTTCAGGCGTCATGTGGGCGGCGGCCGCCGCCGCTGGTGTGGCGACGCTGGGCTTTGGCTGGCCGATCGCCGCGCTCGGTCTCCATGACGCGCTGCCGAGCGGTCTGATCTTTGGCGGCGGCGCCTCCGCGGAGGCCGCGAAACTGCTGGAGAGCTGGGGGGTGACGCCTACGCCCATGGGCCTGCCGGTGGAATTCGTCACGACGATCGCCGTGGCGCTCGGGATCGCGACGCTCGCGCCCGTGCTCGCGGCCTCGGTGGCGACCGCCGACGGGCGCAGCGCGCGGCGCGCCGGAGTCTCCGCCCTCTTCTGGAGCGTCGTCATCGCGCTGCTGGCGGCCGCGGCGATCGCCGCTTCGGCGCTGTCGCTCGCCCGGGCCACGGCGGGACAGCCGCCGGAGCGTTTGCCGCAAGCAATCTATCAGGCGAGCGAACGCGGGCTTCTCAGCGTTTGCGGCTATTACGTGCGCGGGCCATCGGAGGCTCAGCGGGCCTGCGCGGCAAAGGGATATGCGCCCGGCGCGCCGCTCGCCGCGGCGGAGATTCGACCGATCGACGGCGACTTTCTGCTAAGCGCGCTGCCGCAGGCGGCGGAGCTCGGCGCGGCGTCTTCGGGACTTATCGCCTCGGCGCTTGTCGCCCTCGGGCTGGCGCTCGCCACGGCCGGCCTGCAGGCCTGCGCGACAGCCTTTGGCCATGACGCGCTCTATCGGCTGCGGGGCGAGATCGACCTGACGAGCCGGCGTCTCGCCGTCAACCGCGTCACGCTCGTGGTCGTGTCGACTCTTGCTTACGTGACGGCCGTCACCGGCGTCTTCACGCCAGGCGCGCTCGTGGCCGCGGCGCTCGCAGTATCGGCCGCCTGCCTCGCGCCGCCGCTCGCGCTGGCCTTTTGGGCGCGGGCGGGCGATCGAGAAGCGCTCGTCGCGCTCTGCGGCGGCGCGGTGGGCCTGTTCAGCGCCTTGGCCTTAGCGGGATCGCCCAATCGCATCGAAATCTATGCGCTCTGCGCGCTTGCGGGCATCACGCTTGGCGGCGCGCTTGGACTGTTGTCAGGACTGACCTCGAGAAGCGACAAGCCCGCGGCGCGCGCCTTCATCACCCGCATGTTGCGCGGCGACGCCCAAATGCTCCAGCCCGACAAAGGCGCCTAG
- a CDS encoding sterol desaturase family protein yields MLEVVVKCVCAIIIGAPAHVVVACEVVRMFFVLFHHANIAIPGEKILSYFIITPSLHRAHHSTLRSEHDGNYGIVLSIWDILFRTRKVLTPKSIGLELIEAENFLQLFSLAFLTERRLARVMHLVPRKPLP; encoded by the coding sequence TTGCTGGAAGTCGTCGTGAAATGCGTCTGCGCCATTATCATCGGCGCGCCGGCGCATGTCGTGGTGGCATGCGAGGTTGTGCGCATGTTCTTTGTGCTGTTCCACCACGCCAACATCGCGATTCCCGGAGAGAAGATTCTGTCCTATTTCATCATCACGCCGTCTTTGCACCGCGCCCATCACTCGACGCTGCGCAGCGAGCACGACGGCAATTATGGAATCGTCCTTTCGATCTGGGACATTCTCTTTCGCACGCGAAAGGTTCTGACGCCGAAATCCATCGGCCTCGAGCTGATCGAGGCGGAAAACTTCCTGCAGCTGTTCAGTTTGGCCTTTCTCACCGAGCGGCGGCTTGCGCGCGTCATGCATCTTGTTCCCCGAAAGCCGCTTCCTTAG
- a CDS encoding NADH-quinone oxidoreductase subunit C, producing the protein MSAELEALGAKISGALLGAVTDVKVAYGELTLTVVRDRWLEVAAHLRDSPDCLFVCFIDVTAADYPQRTERFEVVAHLLSPKYNRRIRIKTPASEETPVASLVTLYAGADWFERETYDLFGVIFSGHPDLRRIMTDYGFDGHPLRKDFPMTGFVEVRYDDEQKRVVYEPVRLSQEYRNFEFLSPWEGVHYDLPGDEKASK; encoded by the coding sequence ATGTCGGCTGAGTTGGAAGCTCTCGGCGCTAAAATCAGCGGCGCCTTGCTCGGCGCGGTGACGGATGTGAAGGTCGCCTATGGCGAACTTACGCTGACCGTCGTGCGGGACCGCTGGCTTGAGGTCGCCGCCCATCTGCGCGACAGCCCCGACTGCCTGTTCGTGTGTTTCATCGACGTGACGGCGGCGGATTACCCGCAGCGGACCGAGCGTTTCGAAGTCGTCGCGCATCTGCTCTCGCCCAAATACAACCGCCGTATCCGCATCAAGACGCCGGCGTCGGAAGAAACGCCTGTCGCCTCGCTCGTCACGCTCTATGCCGGCGCCGACTGGTTCGAGCGCGAGACTTACGATCTCTTCGGCGTGATCTTTTCCGGCCATCCCGATCTGCGCCGCATCATGACCGACTACGGCTTCGACGGTCATCCGCTGCGCAAGGATTTCCCGATGACGGGCTTCGTCGAGGTGCGCTACGACGACGAGCAGAAGCGCGTCGTTTATGAGCCGGTGCGGCTCAGCCAGGAATACCGCAACTTCGAATTCCTCTCGCCGTGGGAGGGCGTGCACTACGACCTTCCCGGCGACGAGAAGGCGAGCAAGTGA
- a CDS encoding MotA/TolQ/ExbB proton channel family protein, translating into MSLAPMSPLGMFIYAGPVSKLVMALLLAAAVWTWVLIIDGVFVLRRLSKALDRVRAGGDIGVLWPIAEAARQASQAELPNESIHQKRERILQQMNRAAREFMLDAEGGLPVLAIVASAGPFVGLFGTVWGIMSSFSGIAQTQDTSLAVVAPGIADALAATAYGLAAAIPAAIGYNRMGMAFGSLKERMSRYIMTYATSIA; encoded by the coding sequence ATGTCACTTGCGCCGATGTCTCCCCTCGGCATGTTCATCTATGCCGGACCCGTCAGTAAACTGGTCATGGCGCTGCTTCTCGCCGCGGCGGTCTGGACCTGGGTGCTCATCATCGATGGCGTCTTTGTTCTGCGGCGTCTTTCCAAGGCGCTGGATCGCGTGCGCGCCGGCGGCGACATTGGCGTCCTTTGGCCGATCGCCGAGGCCGCGCGCCAAGCGTCGCAAGCTGAATTGCCCAACGAATCCATTCACCAAAAGCGCGAACGAATCCTGCAGCAGATGAACCGCGCCGCGCGCGAATTCATGCTCGACGCCGAAGGCGGTCTCCCGGTTCTGGCCATCGTCGCCTCGGCGGGCCCCTTTGTCGGCCTGTTCGGCACGGTATGGGGCATTATGTCGAGCTTCTCGGGCATCGCGCAGACTCAAGACACGAGTCTTGCGGTCGTCGCCCCGGGCATCGCCGATGCGCTCGCCGCGACGGCCTATGGGCTCGCCGCCGCGATTCCGGCCGCGATCGGCTATAACCGCATGGGCATGGCGTTCGGCAGTCTCAAAGAGAGAATGAGCCGCTACATCATGACCTATGCGACGTCGATCGCTTAA
- a CDS encoding SRPBCC family protein, producing the protein MLGLNVNLKGLSPPRPPAVGGVARTVISRPRDFAFDFVARDFFENYQRWCPQVVELEPNGSAPVRVGTTARQVTMERGIRSESTFEIVNLERPRLLAIEGISEPFSSSYEFECEAQGTTLIFTFELREIEFSMRPFVKLIRAALQDGAEQIVENLRALIETGATSAQPAGASRSN; encoded by the coding sequence ATGTTGGGACTTAACGTAAATCTCAAAGGATTGAGCCCGCCCCGTCCGCCAGCCGTCGGCGGCGTCGCAAGAACCGTGATTTCACGGCCGCGCGATTTTGCTTTCGACTTTGTCGCACGCGATTTTTTCGAAAATTATCAGCGATGGTGTCCGCAAGTGGTGGAGTTGGAGCCGAATGGAAGCGCGCCCGTGCGCGTCGGGACGACGGCGCGTCAAGTTACGATGGAGCGGGGCATACGCAGCGAGAGCACATTCGAGATCGTCAACCTCGAACGCCCGCGCCTTCTCGCGATAGAAGGAATTTCCGAACCCTTCTCGTCCTCCTACGAATTCGAGTGCGAGGCGCAAGGAACCACGCTGATTTTCACCTTCGAACTGCGCGAGATCGAGTTTTCGATGCGACCCTTCGTCAAATTGATTCGCGCCGCATTGCAGGACGGCGCGGAGCAGATCGTCGAGAACCTTCGGGCGCTTATCGAAACCGGCGCGACTTCAGCCCAACCCGCCGGCGCATCACGATCAAACTGA
- the nuoF gene encoding NADH-quinone oxidoreductase subunit NuoF, which yields MLSDADRIFTNLYGLGDRSLAGARKRGQWDNTKALLDKGRDSIINEIKASGLRGRGGAGFSTGLKWSFMPKEIDPKRPHYLVINADESEPGTCKDREIMRNDPHTLVEGALIASFAMGAHACYIYIRGEFIAERIALQKAVDEAYDARLIGKDNVHGYPFDLYVHHGAGAYICGEETALLESLEGKKGMPRLKPPFPANVGLYGCPTTVNNVESIAVAPTILRRGAAWFSGIGRPNNTGTKLFSISGHVNRPCNVEEAMSISFRELIETHCGGVRGGWDNLLAVIPGGSSVRCVPSHEIVDCPMDFDSLVALKSGLGTAAVIVMDKSTDIIRAIARLAYFYKHESCGQCTPCREGTGWMWRVVQRMVEGRAHKKEIDMLFDVSKQIEGHTICALGDAAAWPIQGLITHFRDVIEHRIDQYAANPHPDPIRVAAE from the coding sequence ATGCTTTCCGACGCAGATCGTATCTTCACCAATCTTTATGGCCTGGGCGACAGATCGCTTGCCGGCGCGCGAAAGCGTGGCCAGTGGGACAACACCAAGGCGCTGCTCGACAAGGGCCGCGACTCGATCATCAATGAGATCAAGGCGTCGGGATTGCGCGGGCGTGGGGGCGCCGGGTTTTCGACGGGCCTGAAATGGTCCTTTATGCCCAAGGAAATCGACCCCAAGCGTCCGCATTATCTCGTCATCAACGCCGACGAGTCGGAGCCCGGCACGTGCAAAGATCGCGAGATCATGCGCAACGATCCGCATACGCTGGTCGAAGGCGCGCTCATCGCGAGCTTCGCCATGGGCGCGCATGCCTGTTACATTTACATTCGCGGCGAGTTCATCGCCGAGCGCATCGCGCTCCAGAAAGCCGTCGACGAAGCCTATGATGCGCGGCTGATCGGCAAGGACAACGTCCACGGCTATCCGTTCGACCTTTACGTCCATCACGGCGCGGGCGCTTATATTTGTGGCGAAGAGACTGCGCTGCTCGAAAGCCTCGAAGGCAAGAAGGGCATGCCGCGCTTAAAGCCGCCGTTCCCGGCGAATGTCGGTCTCTATGGCTGCCCGACGACGGTCAATAACGTGGAGTCGATCGCTGTCGCGCCGACCATCCTGCGCCGTGGCGCAGCCTGGTTCTCCGGCATCGGCAGGCCCAACAATACGGGCACCAAGCTCTTTTCGATTTCCGGCCACGTCAATCGTCCGTGCAATGTCGAAGAGGCGATGTCGATCTCGTTCCGCGAACTCATCGAGACTCATTGCGGGGGCGTGCGCGGCGGCTGGGACAATTTGCTCGCGGTCATTCCCGGCGGCTCGTCGGTCCGCTGCGTGCCGTCGCATGAGATCGTCGACTGCCCGATGGATTTCGACAGCCTCGTGGCGCTGAAGTCCGGCCTCGGCACGGCGGCGGTGATCGTCATGGACAAATCGACCGACATCATCCGCGCCATCGCGCGCCTCGCCTATTTCTACAAGCACGAGAGCTGCGGCCAGTGCACGCCGTGCCGGGAGGGCACCGGCTGGATGTGGCGCGTCGTGCAGCGCATGGTCGAAGGCCGCGCCCATAAAAAAGAAATCGACATGCTGTTCGATGTGTCAAAGCAGATCGAAGGCCACACGATCTGCGCGCTCGGCGACGCCGCGGCCTGGCCGATCCAGGGGCTCATCACGCATTTCCGCGACGTGATCGAACATCGCATCGATCAATATGCGGCCAATCCGCATCCCGATCCGATCCGCGTGGCGGCCGAGTGA
- a CDS encoding sterol desaturase family protein, with protein sequence MSAPPHLENLLLIAAFCLFAVLLVVEKFRPYKKFAGAGLKASFSTNTSAFLINNVIMNVLSVSSLLVVASNYSNYGLLSSLPDAPLKWIASFVLFDLAVYAWHYLGHRSEALWLFHKIHHSD encoded by the coding sequence ATGAGCGCTCCGCCACATCTCGAGAACCTGTTGCTTATCGCCGCATTCTGTCTTTTTGCGGTCCTGCTCGTCGTCGAAAAATTCCGTCCTTACAAGAAATTCGCGGGCGCGGGTCTGAAGGCGTCATTCTCCACCAACACTTCTGCTTTCCTGATCAACAACGTCATCATGAATGTCTTGTCGGTTTCCAGCCTGCTCGTCGTCGCTTCGAACTATTCGAACTATGGCCTGCTATCGAGCCTGCCCGACGCGCCGCTGAAATGGATTGCAAGCTTCGTGTTGTTCGATCTGGCTGTATATGCGTGGCACTATCTCGGGCACAGGTCCGAAGCGCTCTGGCTGTTTCACAAGATCCATCACAGCGATTAG